Sequence from the Pontibacter pudoricolor genome:
CGCAGATGAAGCCGGAGAAAAAAGACGAGTAACTATAGTTTAACTATAAAACAAAAGCCCCTGCTAAACTATAGCAGGGGCTTTTTTATGAAGTTAAGTTTTACTTATAAGCAGCGTTGCATGTTTGTACCACCTGTTGGTCCTAAAGCAGGATCATTGTACATGGTATTAACTTCTGAGCTGCTCTGGCTGGTTAAATTATTATAATCGCTACTTGTGTGGCTCTTACTCTTACTAGTCCAGGATGTAACTTTTCCTTTTGTACTGCTAAAGCTCTTGCTTACTTTATTACTTAATGTAGTAGCTGAATTCCGAACCTGCTTACGGAGGTCTTTTCCTTTTTCGGGAGCAAGCAGGATGCCTGCTAAAACGCCAACACTTGCACCGGCAAGTACACCTGCCACTACCTGACCACCGGATACTCCTTTACGCTTCGAGGTATGAGAAACAGATTTACCGGTTCTGCTGGTTTCAGTTAACCTTCCGCCAAGTCCTTGGCCTTCATGTCCCCAATCATCATTATAAGGAGTACGAGATGTATGACTTCCGGTATTTGCAGTTGATGTGACATCCGATTGTCTCATCTGCCGCACATTGGCATTTGTATAGTTGGTTTTATTTTCTCCAAGGCTTCTGCATTCCAAGGTTGTTTTCATAGTTATGGGGTTTAAAGTTGTATTAAAATGAGTAAACGCATTGTGCTGCTTAATTAGTATAAACGTAGCCTTTTACCCTAAAGTTAGAAACACATAAAAACAAAGCGCCCGCTCCGGATAGAGCAGGCGCTTTATAGTTGTGCAACAATAAATGTAGTTGCCTCAGCGAGCTAATAAGCTCCAGCAACAATTTTTACCGATGCACAGAGTTAGACGTATTAAGCGTTTCCGCCAGTAGCTGAACCACCGGTTGAGCTGTTGCCACCAGTTGTGCCGGATTTCTGAGAACCTGAAGTGGTAGAGCCAGATCCTGACATACCAGACTTCATTTCACCAAATTTATCCATAGCACCGGCGCTCATGTTCTTGATCTCATCTAAGCCAGTCTGAAGATTTTTCTCCAGGTCTTTGCTCATTTTAGAAGCCCATTTCTTAACACTTGTTCTTGTAACTTCACCAGTGTCTGGGGCCATCATTAAACCAGCAATAACACCAGCGCTGGCACCAGCCAGAAGAGCTAATATTATTTTACCGCTATTGTCCTTCATAGTCGTATTTTTATTTAAGATTAATATAGTTTTTAACTATTAATTGTTCGTGCCTTGATAACGTCTAAATATAGTATTTAGTTATATCTTTAGTATAGAATATACTTATAATTCTAATAAAGGCACAAAAATCTTACGCAGTTATGCTTAAACGACTATTTTAAACTGTTACGAATGTTATCAATCATGCTAACGATGTCTTCTTTCGTCTTACCTAACTTGATCTGAAGGCGGCCGAACAATTCATCTTCTTTGCCCTCTGCATAGGTCAGATCCTCTTCAGTTAGCTCAGCATAATTCTGCTTTAACTGTCCTTTTACATCGTCCCAGGAGCCGTGCATTACCAGACTGCTGCCTGCACCAGTTGTGCCGGATTTCTCTAGTTTGCTCATCCAGTTTTTCATGGTTCTTTCCATGTCTTCGCCAGCTTTTGTAAGGCTGCGCTTAACGCTGTCGCGTGTTGTTTGTCCGTTGTCCGGGGCTAGCAGAATACCTGCAACAATGCCCGCACCAATACCTGATAGTGTCGCTAAAAGGATCTTTCCGTTCTTATCCATTTTTTATTTTTGTGAGGTTTTAAGTATATGTGAAGGTGCCGGACAAGCCAGCCAACTCCTACTTGAATTTAATGGCGTATACTCCTACAATTAGTTGTAATTTCGCGCTTCAGTTTACATACGGCAACCTTACTTGTTAGTTAGCTTAAGTATAAACACCAGCGTTACTGAAGCCGATAAATACTTACTCTTAAACCTTAGTACTATGAAAAAATCTGTAGCAACACTCGCTATATTCTGCCTG
This genomic interval carries:
- a CDS encoding YtxH domain-containing protein → MKTTLECRSLGENKTNYTNANVRQMRQSDVTSTANTGSHTSRTPYNDDWGHEGQGLGGRLTETSRTGKSVSHTSKRKGVSGGQVVAGVLAGASVGVLAGILLAPEKGKDLRKQVRNSATTLSNKVSKSFSSTKGKVTSWTSKSKSHTSSDYNNLTSQSSSEVNTMYNDPALGPTGGTNMQRCL
- a CDS encoding YtxH domain-containing protein encodes the protein MKDNSGKIILALLAGASAGVIAGLMMAPDTGEVTRTSVKKWASKMSKDLEKNLQTGLDEIKNMSAGAMDKFGEMKSGMSGSGSTTSGSQKSGTTGGNSSTGGSATGGNA
- a CDS encoding CsbD family protein, with the protein product MDKNGKILLATLSGIGAGIVAGILLAPDNGQTTRDSVKRSLTKAGEDMERTMKNWMSKLEKSGTTGAGSSLVMHGSWDDVKGQLKQNYAELTEEDLTYAEGKEDELFGRLQIKLGKTKEDIVSMIDNIRNSLK